The following are encoded in a window of Mycobacterium sp. ELW1 genomic DNA:
- a CDS encoding OB-fold domain-containing protein, translated as MSAVDDIKAAAERVKAEGKSKPRVGRHPVNQPMIDHWLDAIGDKNPIYVDSDAAKAAGHPGLVAPPAMIQVWTMMGLGGVRPDDDPLGKILELFDEAGYIGVVATNCEQTYHRYLRPGEEVSVAAELTDVVGPKRTALGEAFFITQTITWSVGDEDVAEMMWRIMKFIPADKSEAAPSSVPDDLDADSAMRPASSKDTKFFWDGVNAHELRIQKRGDGTLVHPPVPALWLDKEQETDYVVASGNGTVFSFVVHHAPKVPGRTLPFVIALVELSEGVRMLGELRNVDPSTVKIGMPVRAMYIDFPANDVGPAWTNYAWEPAK; from the coding sequence GTGAGCGCGGTCGACGACATCAAGGCAGCGGCCGAGCGGGTCAAGGCCGAAGGCAAGAGCAAGCCGCGGGTCGGCCGGCATCCGGTCAACCAGCCGATGATCGACCACTGGCTCGACGCGATCGGCGACAAGAACCCGATCTACGTCGACTCCGATGCCGCCAAGGCGGCCGGGCATCCCGGCCTGGTTGCCCCGCCGGCGATGATCCAGGTCTGGACGATGATGGGTCTGGGCGGTGTTCGCCCCGATGACGATCCGCTGGGCAAGATCCTCGAATTGTTCGACGAGGCAGGCTATATCGGCGTCGTCGCGACCAACTGCGAGCAGACTTACCACCGCTATCTGCGCCCCGGCGAAGAAGTCAGTGTCGCCGCCGAGCTGACCGACGTCGTCGGCCCCAAGCGCACCGCGTTGGGCGAGGCGTTCTTCATCACCCAGACCATCACCTGGTCGGTCGGTGACGAGGATGTCGCCGAGATGATGTGGCGCATCATGAAGTTCATCCCTGCTGATAAGTCCGAGGCAGCCCCCTCGTCGGTGCCGGATGACCTCGATGCCGATTCCGCCATGCGCCCGGCGTCATCGAAGGACACCAAGTTCTTCTGGGACGGCGTCAACGCGCACGAACTGCGCATCCAGAAGCGCGGCGACGGCACGCTGGTTCATCCGCCGGTGCCGGCGCTGTGGCTCGACAAGGAGCAGGAGACCGACTACGTCGTCGCCAGCGGCAACGGCACCGTCTTCAGCTTCGTGGTGCACCATGCACCGAAGGTGCCCGGCCGGACCCTGCCGTTCGTGATCGCGCTTGTCGAACTCTCCGAAGGCGTGCGGATGCTCGGTGAGCTGCGCAACGTCGATCCCTCTACCGTGAAGATCGGAATGCCCGTCCGCGCAATGTATATCGACTTCCCGGCCAACGACGTCGGCCCGGCCTGGACCAACTACGCGTGGGAGCCGGCCAAATGA
- a CDS encoding MaoC family dehydratase, whose amino-acid sequence MSAPAIEVGTKLPELKFYGDPTFIVSTAIATRDYQDVHHDRDKAQAKGSKDIFVNILTDTGLVQRFITDWAGPTAVIKSIGLRLGVPWYAYDTVTFSGEVTAVEDGLITLKIVGSNSLGDHVIATATLTIGAA is encoded by the coding sequence ATGAGCGCGCCTGCAATCGAAGTCGGCACCAAGCTGCCGGAGCTGAAGTTCTACGGAGACCCGACGTTCATCGTCTCGACGGCGATCGCCACCCGGGACTACCAGGATGTCCACCACGACCGGGACAAGGCGCAGGCCAAGGGTTCCAAGGACATCTTCGTCAACATCCTCACCGACACCGGTCTGGTGCAGCGGTTCATCACCGACTGGGCCGGCCCGACCGCCGTGATCAAGTCGATCGGTCTGCGCCTGGGCGTGCCCTGGTACGCCTATGACACGGTGACGTTCTCGGGTGAGGTCACGGCAGTGGAGGACGGTTTGATCACGCTGAAGATCGTGGGCAGCAACAGTCTTGGTGATCACGTGATCGCCACCGCCACGCTGACGATCGGTGCCGCGTGA